From the genome of Lepus europaeus isolate LE1 chromosome 23, mLepTim1.pri, whole genome shotgun sequence:
CGGCAGCTGCACGTTCTGGTGCTTGGACAGTGTGATGCGGATGGGCTTCCCGTGCAGCTTGTGCCCGTTCAGGTGGCTCATGgctgggggcgggcggggcggggctgagcagggggcggggccggcaccGCCCTCGCGGGCACCGCCTGCCCGCCCCTGCCCGCCGCCCCTGCCCGCCGCCCCCCGGGCCCTCACCCAGCTGCGCCTGGCTGCCGTCGGCCATCTGCACCAGGGCGTTCTCCTTCTTATTGAACAGGATCTTCACGCGCTGCACGTCTCCGTAGACGCCTTCAAGAGCCCGGGGACGGACGGGGCCTCTGAGTcccgcgcccccggcccgcctCCCGCCagcccgcaggccccgcccccctcGCCAGGCCCGCACCGCCCCGGCCGGCCACGCTCGGCGCGCTGGGCAGCATGCGGGCGGCCCTGCCGCCTGGGGTCCGCGGGCGAGGCCGAACCGCAATTGCCCCGCAGGAATAAGAGCGAATGTCACATACCGAAAAGAATAAAGAGGCTTTGGGGTGTGACTCTCTAGAGGACAGCAGAGCAAGGCAGCGAGGGACAGGGgagaggggggccggcgccaccgGCCGCCGCGATGAGTTGCCAGGATGTTAATATTCAAGGGTTGGTTTCCGGAGCAGGGTTTGGGGgggattttatttatgttttgttttgtttcaagcAACAACAGGAAGCAGAAGAACCGTGCAGTCAGTTGGCAAAGAAATTCCGGATCAGGGAAGaacaaaaagggggagggaaggagaaaaaagaaaaagtagcaaAAACACAGTCAGTAAATCCGTAAGAAACATCGCGGGTTCCACCAGCCacgcacgccacacagccacgaGCCACGCCAGCCACGAGCCACACAGCCACGCACTCCCGCACACTCCACACAACAGCAGGGGGCTCTGGGACTCTGCCCACAGACGGTGGTCCAGCAGGGTCACCGCTGAGCCGGGGCGGAGTCCCAGCCGGCAGGAATCACGGGATGGACAGTGGCCAGCtgggggggagaggcagggagactccGCCCTCCCGAGGTCAGAGCTGCCAATCAAGGGCCAAGTGGGTGGGGCCTTCCTTATACAGAACCCACACTCTCCAATCCGCTGCCTGACACCTGGTGCCCGCCCCAGGCTGCTACGCCCACCAGGGGGCCCCCATCAGCCCACTAGGCCCTGCTTGCCCCCAGCTGATCGCTAGACAACCTCGCTTGAGTCAGAAAACACGCAACTCTGAACACGTGggattggaaatgcagccagGGTGTCACAGAAACAGGAGCACGCGGCGCACTCGGGAGAGGAGACCGAGACCCACGAGAGCCACGTCAGACGGAAGTGCAGACACGGAAGGGGCGGGACATGTGGCCACCACGACCCGGCTAAACCCTCCCCAGGCTCCCGGGAGGGCCAGGGAGGCCCACGTACCTCAGGGTTGAGGTTGCTGACCAGCAGGACCGAATTGCCCGCCCCTGCCAGGCCCGGGATGGCGATGCggcctgccgccgccgccgcggccgctgCCGACGGGATGGCCAGTGGGGCCAGGGCTCCGTGGACGTTGGGGACGGAGAGGCCTGGGGAGGAAGAGCAGGTCAGCGCTGAGACGAGCCCGGTGCACCCTCGCGGGCAGTGCAGACGCCCGGTCCTCATGCAGAGGAGCCGCGGGAGGTGGCGGCAGCGGCGCGGGCCGCTGCTCCGCGGGCACGCCCTCTCCTCCCGGCGCGGCGCGGCCCGCCGGCCGGCCTGATGCATGACGCATGCGGCAGCAGCACAGAAGCCTCGCTCCGGGAAGGCAGACGGGCCCTCGGCAAGCAGGGCCTGCACAGGACAGCTCGCGGCGCCCACACGGCGCCCACTGCTCCATGCAGCGCCGGGCGACGCACACCTGCGCCCGCCGCGCATGCTCCGGGGCCGCAGCTTACCAGGCCAGCGTCACCCTGCGAGGGACAAGCCCCTCAGAGGCACCGGTCCTCGTCCTGCAGCTGCTTGAAGGGAACCAAACACTGGGCGGTCAGTCgcctgcacacacagctgcggccGCGGGCTCAGGCCGGCCCTGTCCACGCCACGCCCCCGGGGCAGGTGCCCTGCggctgcctgccccctcccaggaagGCGGCCCCGCGGGCTGGCTCTCCCTGCTGACCGCTGCGTGGGCATGCACGACCGGCTGTGGGGGTCAAGACCGAGTGTTGAGTACCTGCAGCTTGAGGAATGGCAAAGGTGGGAGGGAAACCAGCTCCTGCATACGGAGAGGCTGAGATTATACCAGGTGCACCTAGAAATAAATGAGACACTAACCATCGCACCCACAGCCGGAGGGCGGGCGGCCGCGGCTCCCGGAGGGCCTGGGGCCGTGCTGGGCGGGACGTGCGAGGAGCGGCAGGAGCCGACTCCCTGGGTGCTGCCTGGGGCGGGCCGGGGTGACCCCCACGCATCCTAACACTGGCACTCGGCACACCGGGCGGGGGCCTCACCGAAGGCGGCGGCCATGGTCTGGTCCAGCGACGGCTGGCTGTCCCCGGATGGCAGGTCAGGCCGGGTGTAGTCGCGGCTCTTGTCGTTGTTGTACTTGACGTTGAGGCTGGTGAGCTTGGAGAAGTCGATGCGCAGCGTGCAGCAGGCGTTGTAGATGTTCTGCCCGTCGAGGGACTGGGGGGCAGCGCTCATGAGGGGGGCGCCCGGGGACCCCTCGCCGCCCGCCCACACCCCCGCatgcggcccggcccggccctcacCAGCTTGGCGTGCTGGGCGCTCACGGGCTCCGCGTACTGCAGCAGTGCCTGGAACTGGTTGTTCTTGGTGAAGGTGATGATCTTCAGGACGGTGCCGAACTTGGAGAAGATCTGCAGGGCCACAGGCAACCTGAGCCCCGGCCGGCGCCCACGCCTGCCCCGCTGGCCCCGGCCGGCCCCCACCTCACCTGGTGCAGCACGTCCAGCGTCACGGGGTAGAACAGGTTCTCCACAATGATCCTGAGCACGGGGCTCTGGCCGGCCATCGCCATCCCCGCATCCACTGCCGCGGCTGAGGCGGCCAGGGCCAGGTTTCCTGACTGCACGGAGTTCACGgcctgcagggctgcctgggcCCGCTGTGGAGGCGGCGGAGTGAGCCCTGGGCTGCGGCCcgccctgcccccggcccccccCGTCCCAGCCCGCAGGGCGCACGCACTGCCTGGTTCGGGGAGCTGTCGGTCTTGAGCTCCTTGTGGTTGGAGAACTGGATGTAGATGGGCTGGCCGCGCAGCACCGGCGTCACTGACGTGTAGTAATTCACCATGGTGTTGGCGGCCTCCTCCGTGTTCATCTCGATGAATGCCTGCGCGAGGGTTGGGGGGGGTGTGAGCCGGGTGGGCAcaggtccacacacacacacacacacccccaccgcGCGCGCCCCCCGCCCGTCCGGGTACCTGGTTCTTCCCCTTCAGCATCAGCAGGTTGGTGACCTTGCCGAAGGGCAGCCCCAGGGAGATGACCTCGCCCTCGGTGACCTCGCCGGGCAGCTTGCGCACGTGGATCACCCGCGAGGGCACGCCTGCGCTCCTGTTGTCACCTTTGAACTTCTTGCTGTCGTTGCCGTTTGCTAGAGAAGTGGGGTGGTTCGCTCACCAAGCCAGGCGCCCGCCCACCGCCCGCGAGCCCCGGGGAGCCCTGGGGCGCAGGCCCTACCTGCAGACGCCGAGTTGCTGCTCATGATGAAGGGGCCGTTGGTGACACAGGTAGAGAAGAGCTCGTCAGATCCCCGCTGCCAGAGAACAGAGCTGCAGGGCTGCGGCGGCCACGCCCCGCTCGCCCCTGCCCACACCAGCCACACCCCTGCTCCACAACAAGCCACACCcctgctccacaacaccagcatgGCCAgaccccacccacacccccagccctgctcccgaACCAACACCAGCCACGCCCCTGCTCCCATCCACCAGCAGCTGTCAGACCCTGCCCACCCCGACAGccacgcccctgcccccaccccagccctgctgtcaACAGAGCCCCCTGAGGCCAGGACCCCTCTGTTCGAGCTGCACCACCGTGACCCCGCCCTGCTCTGTGGACTCCCCAGGCAGCCCAAGTGCACCGGGCCAGCACCGGAGCCCATcccgggcagggggcggggcctcccgtACACAGAGCAGGTCTGTTCAGAGCTGAAACCAGAGCCCCAGGCGACAGAGCGACTGGGTTACACCAAAACAAGAATGCCGTGCAAGCAGCCCGCTCCCAGGCTGCAGACCCAGGCCCAACTCCACCCAAACTCCGAGAACCATGAAGGAAAGTGGCCTCCCCACTTTCCCCCTCCAGGCCTCGCTGGGTCCCGGCCCTCGCCCAGCGCCCCTGAAGCTGCCCCACGAGGGAGGCTCCCGCAGACCGGAGTGGGAGGAGCCCACCCCCAGCCGCCTGGAAGAAGGCGGTGCACAGCGGCCCCCACCAGCCCTCAACAGCCCCACGGCCGGGAGCCGACCGCAGCGTCAGCCGCCCTTCCTATAACTGGAAGGGCCGCAGACAGGAAGCCGGCGCCCCATGCCCACGGGGGACCGGGGGCACCGTGGGATCCACAGGAAGCCGCCCCGACCTTACCCCGCTGGACCGCGTCCAGGCACCCATGCGGCTCCCATGTGCTAACTGCACGAACCTTAAAAGGGGCATCTCGGCGCCGGCCTCCGCCCAGAGAGGCGGGCGGGGCCGCCCAGAACTGCCTCCTTGGCTGCCGGCCCCGTGTGCATTCCCACGGCAGGCGGCCGGCGCGCCCACAGCCGTCTGGCGGGCACGCTCTAGCCCACTGGGGCAGCaggccctggagcccaggccGTCCCAGCAGACCGCGGCCACACTCTCCGCCCACAcggcccggcccccagcccgcTCGGCGCCCACAGGAAGAGCTACGCAGGACGCCCCAGCCCGCACGGGCGCAGAGGAAACCCTGCCGGCCCGGGAGAGCGCGCGCTGACGCAGCACGGGAAGCCCGCGAGGGCTGTCCTGGGCTCCCGGCCGCCCAGGCCTGCGCTGCCCCGTGGAGGCACACGGGGTGGAACGGATCCCAGGGGGCAGCCGCCCCCACAGCGCGCAGGCACACGCGTGACCACGGGACGCACAGACATCCACACACCAGCAACCGCCGAGCGCCCGCCTCCCAGAACACCCGCGGCCCCGCCGCTCCTGCCAGAGCCCACCAGACACGGCGCCAAGGCGGGCCGGGCCCAAGACGGAGGCTCAGGCCCCCGCCACCTGCACACCCCGCGCCCCCGCAGGCCCCCCGCAGGCCCGGAGACCGCCATACCTTTGTACCAACTGCTATGTCTGGGACGATGCTGCGGAGAGAAAGCCAGAGGTCAGCGCCCCGGGCTGCAGCGCCGACCCGGGGGCGCGGGGCCCCCACCCGCGCAGGCCCTCTCGGCCCGGAAAGGGGCCACCATTGTCCTgagggcccctccctcccagcgggaccccaggccccgcctctgGACCGAGCTCCCGAGATCCAGACAAAGAGCCCCGCGCCCTCGGGCGGCGCTGACAGCCGGGGCGCCG
Proteins encoded in this window:
- the PTBP1 gene encoding polypyrimidine tract-binding protein 1 isoform X2 — protein: MDGIVPDIAVGTKRGSDELFSTCVTNGPFIMSSNSASAANGNDSKKFKGDNRSAGVPSRVIHVRKLPGEVTEGEVISLGLPFGKVTNLLMLKGKNQAFIEMNTEEAANTMVNYYTSVTPVLRGQPIYIQFSNHKELKTDSSPNQARAQAALQAVNSVQSGNLALAASAAAVDAGMAMAGQSPVLRIIVENLFYPVTLDVLHQIFSKFGTVLKIITFTKNNQFQALLQYAEPVSAQHAKLSLDGQNIYNACCTLRIDFSKLTSLNVKYNNDKSRDYTRPDLPSGDSQPSLDQTMAAAFASPYAGAGFPPTFAIPQAAGLSVPNVHGALAPLAIPSAAAAAAAAGRIAIPGLAGAGNSVLLVSNLNPERVTPQSLFILFGVYGDVQRVKILFNKKENALVQMADGSQAQLAMSHLNGHKLHGKPIRITLSKHQNVQLPREGQEDQGLTKDYGNSPLHRFKKPGSKNFQNIFPPSATLHLSNIPPSVSEEDLKILFSSNGGVVKGFKFFQKDRKMALIQMGSVEEAVQALIDLHNHDLGESHHLRVSFSKSTI
- the PTBP1 gene encoding polypyrimidine tract-binding protein 1 isoform X1, which codes for MDGIVPDIAVGTKRGSDELFSTCVTNGPFIMSSNSASAANGNDSKKFKGDNRSAGVPSRVIHVRKLPGEVTEGEVISLGLPFGKVTNLLMLKGKNQAFIEMNTEEAANTMVNYYTSVTPVLRGQPIYIQFSNHKELKTDSSPNQARAQAALQAVNSVQSGNLALAASAAAVDAGMAMAGQSPVLRIIVENLFYPVTLDVLHQIFSKFGTVLKIITFTKNNQFQALLQYAEPVSAQHAKLSLDGQNIYNACCTLRIDFSKLTSLNVKYNNDKSRDYTRPDLPSGDSQPSLDQTMAAAFGAPGIISASPYAGAGFPPTFAIPQAAGLSVPNVHGALAPLAIPSAAAAAAAAGRIAIPGLAGAGNSVLLVSNLNPERVTPQSLFILFGVYGDVQRVKILFNKKENALVQMADGSQAQLAMSHLNGHKLHGKPIRITLSKHQNVQLPREGQEDQGLTKDYGNSPLHRFKKPGSKNFQNIFPPSATLHLSNIPPSVSEEDLKILFSSNGGVVKGFKFFQKDRKMALIQMGSVEEAVQALIDLHNHDLGESHHLRVSFSKSTI
- the PTBP1 gene encoding polypyrimidine tract-binding protein 1 isoform X3, producing the protein MDGIVPDIAVGTKRGSDELFSTCVTNGPFIMSSNSASAANGNDSKKFKGDNRSAGVPSRVIHVRKLPGEVTEGEVISLGLPFGKVTNLLMLKGKNQAFIEMNTEEAANTMVNYYTSVTPVLRGQPIYIQFSNHKELKTDSSPNQARAQAALQAVNSVQSGNLALAASAAAVDAGMAMAGQSPVLRIIVENLFYPVTLDVLHQIFSKFGTVLKIITFTKNNQFQALLQYAEPVSAQHAKLSLDGQNIYNACCTLRIDFSKLTSLNVKYNNDKSRDYTRPDLPSGDSQPSLDQTMAAAFGLSVPNVHGALAPLAIPSAAAAAAAAGRIAIPGLAGAGNSVLLVSNLNPERVTPQSLFILFGVYGDVQRVKILFNKKENALVQMADGSQAQLAMSHLNGHKLHGKPIRITLSKHQNVQLPREGQEDQGLTKDYGNSPLHRFKKPGSKNFQNIFPPSATLHLSNIPPSVSEEDLKILFSSNGGVVKGFKFFQKDRKMALIQMGSVEEAVQALIDLHNHDLGESHHLRVSFSKSTI